In Salarias fasciatus chromosome 20, fSalaFa1.1, whole genome shotgun sequence, a single window of DNA contains:
- the tpd52l2b gene encoding tumor protein D54 isoform X6, with protein sequence MDPASQDINLNSPNKGLGTEHADSLSDVPVEGAEGAVGNSANPLPPGLTAEEAEELRVELTKVEEEINTLRQVLSAKERHATELKRKLGLSPLNELKQNLTKSWQDVQTSNAYKKTQETLSQAGQKTSAALSTVGTAISRKLGDMRNSATFKSFEDRVGTLKHKVVGPRGNGEAVGSPTDTTPTHENPPF encoded by the exons ATGGACCCCGCCAGCCAAG ATATCAACCTGAACTCTCCTAACAAGGGTCTGGGGACGGAGCACGCAGACAGCCTGTCCGACGTCCcggtggagggggcggagggggcggtgGGGAACTCGGCCAACCCCCTTCCTCCAGGCCTgacagcagaagaagctgaGGAGCTTCGCGTCGAGCTCACGAAG gtggaggaggagatcaaCACCCTGCGTCAGGTCCTGTCGGCCAAAGAGAGACACGCCacggagctgaagaggaaactgGGCCTCAGTCCGCTCAACGAACTCAAGCAGAACCTCACCAAGAGCTGGCAAGACGTGCAGACCTCCAACGC GTACAAGAAGACTCAGGAGACTCTTTCCCAGGCGGGACAGAAGACCAGTGCGGCGCTCAGCACGGTGGGAACGGCCATCAGCAGGAAGCTGGGCGACATGAG GAACTCTGCGACCTTCAAGTCGTTCGAGGACAGAGTGGGGACGCTGAAG CATAAGGTGGTGGGCCCCCGAGGGAACGGGGAGGCCGTCGGCTCCCCCACCGACACCACCCCCACCCACGAGAACCCGCCCTtctga
- the tpd52l2b gene encoding tumor protein D54 isoform X5 → MDPASQDINLNSPNKGLGTEHADSLSDVPVEGAEGAVGNSANPLPPGLTAEEAEELRVELTKVEEEINTLRQVLSAKERHATELKRKLGLSPLNELKQNLTKSWQDVQTSNAYLSASATLDDITRSEAYKKTQETLSQAGQKTSAALSTVGTAISRKLGDMRNSATFKSFEDRVGTLKHKVVGPRGNGEAVGSPTDTTPTHENPPF, encoded by the exons ATGGACCCCGCCAGCCAAG ATATCAACCTGAACTCTCCTAACAAGGGTCTGGGGACGGAGCACGCAGACAGCCTGTCCGACGTCCcggtggagggggcggagggggcggtgGGGAACTCGGCCAACCCCCTTCCTCCAGGCCTgacagcagaagaagctgaGGAGCTTCGCGTCGAGCTCACGAAG gtggaggaggagatcaaCACCCTGCGTCAGGTCCTGTCGGCCAAAGAGAGACACGCCacggagctgaagaggaaactgGGCCTCAGTCCGCTCAACGAACTCAAGCAGAACCTCACCAAGAGCTGGCAAGACGTGCAGACCTCCAACGC ATATCTGTCTGCATCAGCCACTTTGGATGACATTACCCGCTCAGAAGC GTACAAGAAGACTCAGGAGACTCTTTCCCAGGCGGGACAGAAGACCAGTGCGGCGCTCAGCACGGTGGGAACGGCCATCAGCAGGAAGCTGGGCGACATGAG GAACTCTGCGACCTTCAAGTCGTTCGAGGACAGAGTGGGGACGCTGAAG CATAAGGTGGTGGGCCCCCGAGGGAACGGGGAGGCCGTCGGCTCCCCCACCGACACCACCCCCACCCACGAGAACCCGCCCTtctga
- the tpd52l2b gene encoding tumor protein D54 isoform X1: MDPASQDINLNSPNKGLGTEHADSLSDVPVEGAEGAVGNSANPLPPGLTAEEAEELRVELTKVEEEINTLRQVLSAKERHATELKRKLGLSPLNELKQNLTKSWQDVQTSNAYLSASATLDDITRSEAYKKTQETLSQAGQKTSAALSTVGTAISRKLGDMRALPFSNSFSSNYSIRHSISMPAMRNSATFKSFEDRVGTLKHKVVGPRGNGEAVGSPTDTTPTHENPPF; this comes from the exons ATGGACCCCGCCAGCCAAG ATATCAACCTGAACTCTCCTAACAAGGGTCTGGGGACGGAGCACGCAGACAGCCTGTCCGACGTCCcggtggagggggcggagggggcggtgGGGAACTCGGCCAACCCCCTTCCTCCAGGCCTgacagcagaagaagctgaGGAGCTTCGCGTCGAGCTCACGAAG gtggaggaggagatcaaCACCCTGCGTCAGGTCCTGTCGGCCAAAGAGAGACACGCCacggagctgaagaggaaactgGGCCTCAGTCCGCTCAACGAACTCAAGCAGAACCTCACCAAGAGCTGGCAAGACGTGCAGACCTCCAACGC ATATCTGTCTGCATCAGCCACTTTGGATGACATTACCCGCTCAGAAGC GTACAAGAAGACTCAGGAGACTCTTTCCCAGGCGGGACAGAAGACCAGTGCGGCGCTCAGCACGGTGGGAACGGCCATCAGCAGGAAGCTGGGCGACATGAG AGCTCTGCCTTTCTCTAACTCCTTTAG TAGCAACTATTCCATTCGCCACTCGATAAGTATGCCGGCCATGAG GAACTCTGCGACCTTCAAGTCGTTCGAGGACAGAGTGGGGACGCTGAAG CATAAGGTGGTGGGCCCCCGAGGGAACGGGGAGGCCGTCGGCTCCCCCACCGACACCACCCCCACCCACGAGAACCCGCCCTtctga
- the tpd52l2b gene encoding tumor protein D54 isoform X2, with amino-acid sequence MDPASQDINLNSPNKGLGTEHADSLSDVPVEGAEGAVGNSANPLPPGLTAEEAEELRVELTKVEEEINTLRQVLSAKERHATELKRKLGLSPLNELKQNLTKSWQDVQTSNAYLSASATLDDITRSEAYKKTQETLSQAGQKTSAALSTVGTAISRKLGDMRALPFSNSFSNYSIRHSISMPAMRNSATFKSFEDRVGTLKHKVVGPRGNGEAVGSPTDTTPTHENPPF; translated from the exons ATGGACCCCGCCAGCCAAG ATATCAACCTGAACTCTCCTAACAAGGGTCTGGGGACGGAGCACGCAGACAGCCTGTCCGACGTCCcggtggagggggcggagggggcggtgGGGAACTCGGCCAACCCCCTTCCTCCAGGCCTgacagcagaagaagctgaGGAGCTTCGCGTCGAGCTCACGAAG gtggaggaggagatcaaCACCCTGCGTCAGGTCCTGTCGGCCAAAGAGAGACACGCCacggagctgaagaggaaactgGGCCTCAGTCCGCTCAACGAACTCAAGCAGAACCTCACCAAGAGCTGGCAAGACGTGCAGACCTCCAACGC ATATCTGTCTGCATCAGCCACTTTGGATGACATTACCCGCTCAGAAGC GTACAAGAAGACTCAGGAGACTCTTTCCCAGGCGGGACAGAAGACCAGTGCGGCGCTCAGCACGGTGGGAACGGCCATCAGCAGGAAGCTGGGCGACATGAG AGCTCTGCCTTTCTCTAACTCCTTTAG CAACTATTCCATTCGCCACTCGATAAGTATGCCGGCCATGAG GAACTCTGCGACCTTCAAGTCGTTCGAGGACAGAGTGGGGACGCTGAAG CATAAGGTGGTGGGCCCCCGAGGGAACGGGGAGGCCGTCGGCTCCCCCACCGACACCACCCCCACCCACGAGAACCCGCCCTtctga
- the tpd52l2b gene encoding tumor protein D54 isoform X3 yields MDPASQDINLNSPNKGLGTEHADSLSDVPVEGAEGAVGNSANPLPPGLTAEEAEELRVELTKVEEEINTLRQVLSAKERHATELKRKLGLSPLNELKQNLTKSWQDVQTSNAYKKTQETLSQAGQKTSAALSTVGTAISRKLGDMRALPFSNSFSSNYSIRHSISMPAMRNSATFKSFEDRVGTLKHKVVGPRGNGEAVGSPTDTTPTHENPPF; encoded by the exons ATGGACCCCGCCAGCCAAG ATATCAACCTGAACTCTCCTAACAAGGGTCTGGGGACGGAGCACGCAGACAGCCTGTCCGACGTCCcggtggagggggcggagggggcggtgGGGAACTCGGCCAACCCCCTTCCTCCAGGCCTgacagcagaagaagctgaGGAGCTTCGCGTCGAGCTCACGAAG gtggaggaggagatcaaCACCCTGCGTCAGGTCCTGTCGGCCAAAGAGAGACACGCCacggagctgaagaggaaactgGGCCTCAGTCCGCTCAACGAACTCAAGCAGAACCTCACCAAGAGCTGGCAAGACGTGCAGACCTCCAACGC GTACAAGAAGACTCAGGAGACTCTTTCCCAGGCGGGACAGAAGACCAGTGCGGCGCTCAGCACGGTGGGAACGGCCATCAGCAGGAAGCTGGGCGACATGAG AGCTCTGCCTTTCTCTAACTCCTTTAG TAGCAACTATTCCATTCGCCACTCGATAAGTATGCCGGCCATGAG GAACTCTGCGACCTTCAAGTCGTTCGAGGACAGAGTGGGGACGCTGAAG CATAAGGTGGTGGGCCCCCGAGGGAACGGGGAGGCCGTCGGCTCCCCCACCGACACCACCCCCACCCACGAGAACCCGCCCTtctga
- the tpd52l2b gene encoding tumor protein D54 isoform X4, whose amino-acid sequence MDPASQDINLNSPNKGLGTEHADSLSDVPVEGAEGAVGNSANPLPPGLTAEEAEELRVELTKVEEEINTLRQVLSAKERHATELKRKLGLSPLNELKQNLTKSWQDVQTSNAYKKTQETLSQAGQKTSAALSTVGTAISRKLGDMRALPFSNSFSNYSIRHSISMPAMRNSATFKSFEDRVGTLKHKVVGPRGNGEAVGSPTDTTPTHENPPF is encoded by the exons ATGGACCCCGCCAGCCAAG ATATCAACCTGAACTCTCCTAACAAGGGTCTGGGGACGGAGCACGCAGACAGCCTGTCCGACGTCCcggtggagggggcggagggggcggtgGGGAACTCGGCCAACCCCCTTCCTCCAGGCCTgacagcagaagaagctgaGGAGCTTCGCGTCGAGCTCACGAAG gtggaggaggagatcaaCACCCTGCGTCAGGTCCTGTCGGCCAAAGAGAGACACGCCacggagctgaagaggaaactgGGCCTCAGTCCGCTCAACGAACTCAAGCAGAACCTCACCAAGAGCTGGCAAGACGTGCAGACCTCCAACGC GTACAAGAAGACTCAGGAGACTCTTTCCCAGGCGGGACAGAAGACCAGTGCGGCGCTCAGCACGGTGGGAACGGCCATCAGCAGGAAGCTGGGCGACATGAG AGCTCTGCCTTTCTCTAACTCCTTTAG CAACTATTCCATTCGCCACTCGATAAGTATGCCGGCCATGAG GAACTCTGCGACCTTCAAGTCGTTCGAGGACAGAGTGGGGACGCTGAAG CATAAGGTGGTGGGCCCCCGAGGGAACGGGGAGGCCGTCGGCTCCCCCACCGACACCACCCCCACCCACGAGAACCCGCCCTtctga